The genomic stretch GTCTGCCTGGAATGGACAAGGGCCCAAGATAGCCTCATCATGCTATCATTTTTCTGTTCTTCGGTTGCAGCCTCAGCAACCTCTCTTTCACATCCCTAGGTATATATGGCCATGAATAATCATCGGAATCAGAACTATAAGCTCTAATTGCTCATTGGACATAATTAACGGAACAGAATAACAGAATTGTGAACATTGAAGAGAGTATTTAACAATGATGACAAGACAACAGCCAAAAAATAGCTGACTTGAACATTTCGCGTTTGTGAACAGTACATAAATAGATTAATGTTAACCGAATGAATTTCTGTGTTCCTAGTAGACATTTTAGAGTGAATTGACCATCTAATGATTTTAGTAAATCACATAACCTTGGGTAGTACAACTACAAGAGACCAATTGGGCATCGGATTTTCCAATTTGGTAAGTCCCAATCCTACAACCATTTAAAAATCGCATCAACTAACTGAACACACATGCTACATCGCCACCAGTTCAACAGATAGGCTCATCATGCtatcatttttttttctgttcTTCGGTTGCAGCCTCAGCAACCTCTCTTTCGCATCCCTAGGTATATTATATATATGACCATGAATAATCATCAGAATGAGAACTATAAGCTCTAATTGCTCATCAGATATAATTAACAGAACAGAATAACAGAATTGCGAACATTGAAGAGCGTGTTTCACAATGACAAAACAACAGCCACGAATAGCTGACTTGAGCATTTTGCGTTTGTGAACAATACATAAACAGATCATATTAGCCGAATGAATTTCTCTGTGTTCCGAGTGGACATTCCAGAGCGAGTTGACCATCTAATGATTTTAGTAAATCACATAACCCTGGGTACTACAACTACAAGAGACGAATTGGGCATCGGATATTCCAACTTGGTAAGTCCCAATCCTACAACCATTTAAAACCCGCATCAAATAACTGAACATACATGTTATCAACAGATAGGCTGGTCTCCGGGTCTCCCACCATGAGCACACCGAGGACAGCATCAAGCATTGACGAAGCTCCTAATAATTCGCTCTTTGCCTAACATGGTTTGCGAAGCGTTAACTAATCCCCATCTACAGGATACAGCGCAGGATTTCACGGGCAGGCGGCAGATTCGTTAAGCAAAGGGGCGAGGGGGTAAGGGCAAGTGGGTGGGGGGGCACATACGGCGATGATGTCGCGGTCGCACCAGGGGATGTTGTCGCCGCCGGTGAAGAAGTTGCCCACGGAGTCGAAGAACTTGCTCATCTTCGCCTCCATCGCCGATCCGCTTGGGGGTCGGGTAGGGTAGGGATTTCGATTTCCGGGGGGTGGACTGGAGGAGGGTTTCTGGTTCTGGATCGAGCAATGGACGCGGAAAGAAGCAGCGATGGATGGGCCAGATGAGGGTATGCAACTGCGATGCGACTAGGACTAGCAGCAAATGGATTCGAGGGCAAGTCAAGTAAGCCGCGTCACGTTTGCTTAGCCCACGAGGGCACGACTTTTCGGCATATCGTTGTGGGTCCAAGTTTAAGCAGATGTTCAAACCTGGATAGAAGATTCAAGATTCAGATCGTTTTTGGATAGACCCCGCAAAACAAAAAATATCGTCTTGGATAGAAGGAATTTCATATATGTACTTTAAGAGGACTATGATCCATATTTCAATGTAAGCTTTTTTTTTTATTCTAAGATCGATGTCACAAATTTTCAACATGACCTAAAACATTATTTTAGTTTTTCCATTTAGAAGTCCAATACATTTACACTCTTTTTCATTCCGAGAACCCGGACGAGATCTGTGAGTCATCATTGTATTAAGCTCCAAATACAATTACGCTATATATGTCTCTTTCCAGTCTCCCTCCTCAATCCTCCAAGATTCCCGTGTGTTTTTTCATGTGGACCATATAAAAACTTCAGCTGAAGTTCACATGTTATGAAACGCTGTCCAAGAGGAATTACACAGCCATCAACTCATCGTAGTGGTAGCAATCTGTTAAGGTTTCCCTTCTTTCTAACTTACCTTGCTATAGCTGCTGCTGTCATGGCGTCGACGTCCCCTCAACTCAATATCTTTCCGTTTTATTTGGCATCATCATTTCTCTACTCCTCCTGCTCCTGCGTCATATCTCAGATTTTTCGATCATCTGATGTCAGCTTCTCCATCATATCCACATATTGTGAATAACACCATGTATTCATTCGGTATTACTCAGTATGAATTCTGAGATAAGGGTTGAACATACAAAGTATTTCCTCACAATATCACATTCAAAGAACGAGTTGATATATCTTTAATGAGAAAACTACAGCCAACACTTATCCTATTATACAACTGTTCACAAATTACAACTGCACACAAATAGCTGTGAGCCTGAGAAAAAAACACGGCGCTTTTCTACTGTAAGTAGTTCTCAGGCATGACTGAGCATATGCAGATTAACTGAGTTCTAGCCAATGCGAATTAAACGGTGACCATGACAGTACAGCACAACTCCAAACCTTGATACATCAGCCGCTATCTACACACATCCGTCTTCGCTTTGCATGTCAGGATATTGTATTTTGACACTTCCGCAGCCAGGAAAAATGGATGCAATTACAATTCTGGCATTCAGTATTGGCAGGTCTACAGGCCAGAACATTTGCAGAGCCATGTTGACTACGGATGGACAATAGAACACCTTGATGGGTCTGGGCCACGCCATTTTGAATCAGGGTGCCAAATGTGGCGGCCAAGACTTCCATGAGCTCCTATGATCTGACCTCATACCTTCCAGCCTGAGTCTGGGCTCGAAAACCTTTGTATGGTGCGTTTGGTGTATTTTTCACATCCAGCTTGTCAATTTGAAGCCCAGACAGTGCAACCCCCATAATCCTGAACTTCACCTGAAATGTTGGAAATGCATGCAAATGAGCCAGTCCTTCCTCAAGACGTAGATTTCCAGAGAGGGATGGTGCTTTATCTTTTGGAATATGCCCAATTGTCCAAACGCAGGTCTGCGTGATCAAACAAATGCTATTAGACAGACGTTTCTAGGAATATGTGGAGCGGTACAGTGTAGAAAATATTACATCTATCCAGTATAAAATGAGTAGTGTAATATAGGATGATTGATTCACCAACACATCATTTAAATTTTCTAGTTACGAGCATCTTTGATTAGGCTGTAGCTTGATGCATGACAACGGAAAAGATAGCATCAACTGAAGTTACAGAACTGATAGCAGACAATGTACTGACCTGATCGGCAAGGATGTCAACTGTACCATGGTTTGCGGTCAAATCAGCAGAAGCAATAAGGGGAGGCAACTGAAACTGCACTATTATAGAATCAATAGCTTTACCAGGATCATTCCGAATCCCCACCATTACATTAACACGGCAATTCCCAGAATCAGAAGATAATTGTGGTTTCACATAAATTGGTGTGGTCTTCAGTTTCTTAACCCTGTTTTTTTGTGATCAAATCAGGATATATAACAGACAGCCCAATATAGCTTAAGCATAGAAGAAATCGTAATAATTAGAAGTAAATAATTATGCACCTATAACTCATAAGCTTGAATTGTCCATCAGGAGGAACAAAAGATAAGATCTGATTGGACTCCCAAGGTCTGAATCGGACACAGGGGTGGAACCTCACATCATTGATAAGTGTGGGATTAGCAAATGACAAGGTCAATTCTGGTAATCCAGGAAGGCTGGAATTCACTTCAATTTCACCGCATGCCTCACATTTCACTAGAACCCCTTCTCTGCAAATACAATCAACCAATAAATATGCCAACATCAGAAATATTATTCCACAAACACAGATGCCGAAAGACAGGTAGTTGGATCTTCTCATCAGTTATCacaaaaagaagaaaaggaatAAGATCTTCTACAATGCTAACAACCACTTCTCATGCTGTATTAATATTGGCTTTTTGTGTAATATTTAGTACTCCCAGTCTCACACTGTATCATGAATATTTGACGTTTTAGTCAAGAAATCGGATATCAAGGTGGTGTCAATGGCAGTGCTTGTTTACCGTCTTGCCCCTACTTAAGTACTTAACATAGACGCAGTTTCACATGTTAACCAATACAACTGTCTAGTCCAGCTGGTGGCAGCACTTCATGGTGACATACAGGTACACGCATATAATCCTGGTGCTTGCATCTTTTTTAGGGCATTAACAACACAAGAGCAAATGTGACCAGTAAAGTCCTTAAATCCTCCAACGTTATCTTTTCGTGTGCTTTTGAAAAACCTCCAGCTTCATGTTTTCATAATATGGAAGGGGTAGAGCTTATTATAGCTGATTGTGATTTGGTACACAATACTGAATATTTAGTAGTTGGTACTTTGGATATAGCAAAGTCCAGTAATAGTTTCCTGCAGATAATTCAACCTAATGTCCTAGCAGTCACAGTCGCAGATTTGATGAATTTTCTATTGCCtcaaaaacaaaaatgtgtgaacTGAGAATATATTTACAGATCTGATGAAATAAATTTATTATAGCCAGAGTATAAGAAAGGTGAAATGAAAACATACCTGTTCACACATGCATCTAGTTCCTCAACTATGTTAACATAGACTTCATTGCTTGCATCCTTGACAAGTGTTGTTCTCCAAGGTACAAAAGAAGCAGTTGCATCTGGAAGTTTGTTACCAATAGTAGAACTCTTACCAGTCATAATATTCAACATTTTGCTGACCATATTTGGTTGCGCAACCAACTCTTTCAAGATGTTTGGCTCAGTAGTGAGCGGAAAGCCATTGTCCATCATTTCATCTAGAATCTGGATATAAGAATTATAATGTTTAAAGAAGTTGCTGATCATTATTAAATGCTCAAATGCAACAGACATCCTGGATTAATGTTGATTTGACAGACTGAACTTAACAGATGTAGCGCCTAATTTTCAACAAATATATAGTTGTACGTATTGAAATACTTGAGCTTTGTAGCTCTCCATATACAATTCAAAATTTCCATAGTAGAACTTCAATAAACTATCAAAGAAAATCACCCTACGATGAATTATAGTGACACTGTTTGCATAGCTATAATTCGAAAGGGGTAAGGAAATATACCTGATAAACAATTACGAAGTTGTCCTTGATTGTGTCTTCATTTATATCTCCAAGGTAATCTGTCAAGACATCAGCCACACGAGAGAGAAACTGGATGCCAAAAATCATATGAGCACACCCATATAAGTTGGTGAACGTTAAAACATGTAGTAAATCGGGCTATCTGCTATTTCAGGGATAGATAACTTTCTGAAGTTACTTCAATATTACTACTTCAAGAAAGGACAGACCAATGAATAACAAAACATTTTTAGCTCCAATTTGCAAATCCTCACTGGAAGTGCGTCTGATGTCCCAGAGTCTTGTTGTTTAACTTAAAATTATGCATCTTCAAAAAGTTTTTAGACATGGGATCCATGTTATTGCTTGTATAAGTAGACTACAAACAATTTAAAAAAGAAAGCCGGACTTAAGACATATCTTAAACATAACAACTGCTGAGAATGGAGCACCTAATTCAAGCTGGAAAATTCATATCATTAATAAATTACAACTCTTAGATAAGAATGAGCAGGTTTAACACATTTTCACTAACATTTTTCAGCACGAGAACTAGAAAATGTTGATGTAGAGATTCTATAtattttctttgcaaaaaaaTACTCCGTACCATAAATGAGTATAATCTATCAAGCTTTTTATTCAATGTGTTAGTATTTTTTTAGCTATCGGGATTTTGATACACCAAATGTCAATAGAAAATTCTATTAGTTATTTTatgctccctccgatccataataagtgttgtggttttagttcaacacttattatggatcggagggggtAATTTATATACATATCAAGTATTGATAAATCAGCAAGCCTAATTTACATTGTGTCTTGTCAGCAAGAAAATGGCACTGAATTAAAGACACAAAAGAGTGTAAGGCTATGAAGCACACATACCTCGATAGCCATCAATGGGGGCATCTCCACTTGGGTGCATGCCAAGAACGTCACGCCGTTGCGATATACTTGGAACAAGTAGT from Lolium rigidum isolate FL_2022 chromosome 4, APGP_CSIRO_Lrig_0.1, whole genome shotgun sequence encodes the following:
- the LOC124707998 gene encoding AP-3 complex subunit mu, with translation MLQCVFLLSDCGEVLVEKQMTAHRVDRAICGWFWEYVLAHAAGDPSKVLQVVVSPTHYLFQVYRNGVTFLACTQVEMPPLMAIEFLSRVADVLTDYLGDINEDTIKDNFVIVYQILDEMMDNGFPLTTEPNILKELVAQPNMVSKMLNIMTGKSSTIGNKLPDATASFVPWRTTLVKDASNEVYVNIVEELDACVNREGVLVKCEACGEIEVNSSLPGLPELTLSFANPTLINDVRFHPCVRFRPWESNQILSFVPPDGQFKLMSYRVKKLKTTPIYVKPQLSSDSGNCRVNVMVGIRNDPGKAIDSIIVQFQLPPLIASADLTANHGTVDILADQTCVWTIGHIPKDKAPSLSGNLRLEEGLAHLHAFPTFQVKFRIMGVALSGLQIDKLDVKNTPNAPYKGFRAQTQAGRYEVRS